The following proteins come from a genomic window of Kitasatospora sp. NBC_01246:
- a CDS encoding DUF4360 domain-containing protein: protein MPVTVRMLAAGGAAVAALLGSSFTGVGGEAAATGWSTPPPDKIVIDVATVNGSGCPAGTAAIAVSPDNTAFTVTYSDYIAQVGVGSKPTDFRKNCQLNLNVHVPQGFTYAIAAADYRGYAHLEPGASAVQKANYYFQGSPQTTSLSHKFTGAVDDSWQATDSVAVTALVWAPCGELRNFNINTELRVNAGTSDPTRTTSFMTMDSTDGSINTVYHLAWRQCP from the coding sequence ATGCCCGTGACTGTACGCATGTTGGCCGCCGGCGGTGCGGCGGTGGCAGCGCTGCTCGGCTCCTCGTTCACCGGCGTCGGCGGCGAGGCCGCCGCGACCGGCTGGAGCACGCCGCCGCCGGACAAGATCGTCATCGACGTGGCCACCGTCAACGGGTCCGGCTGCCCGGCGGGTACCGCCGCCATCGCCGTCTCCCCGGACAACACGGCCTTCACCGTCACCTACAGCGACTACATCGCGCAGGTGGGCGTCGGGTCGAAGCCCACCGACTTCCGGAAGAACTGTCAGCTCAACCTGAACGTCCACGTCCCGCAGGGCTTCACCTACGCGATCGCCGCCGCCGACTACCGGGGCTACGCGCACCTGGAGCCGGGGGCGTCCGCCGTGCAGAAGGCGAACTACTACTTCCAGGGCTCGCCCCAGACCACCTCGCTCAGCCACAAGTTCACCGGCGCCGTCGACGACAGCTGGCAGGCGACCGACAGCGTCGCCGTGACGGCGCTGGTCTGGGCGCCCTGCGGGGAGCTGCGCAACTTCAACATCAACACCGAACTCCGGGTCAACGCCGGCACCTCGGACCCGACCAGGACCACCAGCTTCATGACCATGGACTCCACCGACGGCAGCATCAACACCGTCTACCACCTCGCCTGGAGGCAGTGCCCCTGA
- a CDS encoding TcmI family type II polyketide cyclase: MHRALIVARMKPDAAGGIAEVFAESDRGELPHLIGVTGRSLFQFGDVYLHLIEADRPPGPAVARVVEHPEFRDVSDRLTAYVQAYDPATWRGPKDAMAHEFYRWERGDAS; encoded by the coding sequence ATGCACCGCGCACTGATCGTCGCCCGGATGAAGCCGGACGCCGCCGGCGGCATCGCCGAGGTGTTCGCCGAGTCCGACCGGGGCGAACTCCCGCACCTGATCGGCGTCACGGGGCGCAGCCTCTTCCAGTTCGGCGACGTCTACCTGCACCTGATCGAGGCGGACCGCCCGCCGGGCCCGGCCGTCGCCCGGGTCGTCGAGCACCCGGAGTTCCGGGACGTCAGCGACCGGCTCACCGCCTACGTGCAGGCCTACGACCCGGCCACCTGGCGGGGGCCCAAGGACGCCATGGCGCACGAGTTCTACCGGTGGGAGCGCGGCGACGCGAGCTGA
- a CDS encoding SRPBCC family protein — MPGHTDNEIVIAAPLDLVWEVTNDLENWPQLFSEYASVEVLQRDGDSVRFRLTMHPDENGQVWSWVSERTTDRASLAVRARRVEPGPFEFMDIRWEYAEVPAGTRMRWVQDFAMKPTAPVDDDGMVNHINRNSRVQMQLIREKVEKQAGEV, encoded by the coding sequence ATGCCCGGACACACGGACAACGAGATCGTCATCGCCGCCCCGCTCGACCTGGTCTGGGAAGTCACCAACGACCTGGAGAACTGGCCGCAGCTGTTCAGCGAGTACGCCTCGGTCGAGGTGCTGCAGCGCGACGGCGACAGCGTGCGGTTCCGGCTGACCATGCACCCGGACGAGAACGGCCAGGTGTGGAGCTGGGTCTCCGAGCGCACCACCGACCGGGCCTCGCTCGCGGTGCGCGCCCGCCGGGTCGAGCCCGGGCCGTTCGAGTTCATGGACATCCGCTGGGAGTACGCGGAGGTCCCGGCCGGCACCAGGATGCGCTGGGTGCAGGACTTCGCGATGAAGCCCACCGCGCCGGTCGACGACGACGGCATGGTGAACCACATCAACCGCAACTCGCGGGTCCAGATGCAGCTGATCCGCGAGAAGGTCGAGAAGCAGGCGGGGGAGGTCTGA
- a CDS encoding acyl carrier protein: MSNTLSHPELAALIQARAGVVIDPLDLERPGASFDDFGVDSLGLLGVVGELENRHGVKVTNGAESAKTPAEFLDLVNSSFATKAGA; this comes from the coding sequence GTGAGCAACACCCTCAGCCATCCCGAACTGGCCGCGCTGATCCAGGCGCGGGCCGGCGTGGTGATCGACCCGCTCGACCTGGAGCGCCCGGGCGCCAGCTTCGACGACTTCGGCGTGGACTCCCTCGGTCTGCTCGGCGTGGTCGGCGAGCTGGAGAACCGACACGGCGTGAAGGTCACCAACGGAGCGGAGTCGGCGAAGACGCCGGCCGAGTTCCTCGACCTGGTGAACTCCTCGTTCGCCACGAAGGCCGGTGCCTGA
- a CDS encoding beta-ketoacyl synthase N-terminal-like domain-containing protein — translation MTSRQQGRRAVVTGLGVVAPNGVGADAFWKATRQGVSVLDRISREGCADFPLRVAGQVRDFDPQSVIDSRYLVQTDRFTHYAMAAADLAVADAGFVPDPDQPFGVGVVTAAGSGGGEFGQRELQQLWGQGPQFVGPYQSIAWFYAASTGQVSIRGGYKGPCGVVASDEAGGLDALAHAARAIERGTDAVVAGAAEAPLAPYSMVCQLGYPELSLDDRPDRAYLPFSAAANGFAPAEGGAMLLLEDEETARRRGATVRAYLAGHGATFTGASRWEESREGLANAVRIALDQARIAPEEVDVVFADALGVPAADRAEALALADALGPYAERVPVTAPKAGTGRAYCGAPLLDTAAAVLAMEDGVVPPTPNVTEVCHDLALVTGRARPAELRTALVLSRGLMGSNSALVLRRGDRA, via the coding sequence ATGACGTCACGTCAGCAGGGCCGCCGGGCGGTGGTCACCGGCCTCGGCGTGGTCGCGCCGAACGGTGTGGGGGCCGACGCCTTCTGGAAGGCCACCAGGCAGGGCGTGAGCGTCCTCGACCGGATATCCCGCGAGGGCTGCGCGGACTTTCCGCTGCGCGTCGCCGGCCAGGTACGGGACTTCGACCCGCAGTCCGTGATCGACAGCCGCTACCTGGTGCAGACCGACCGCTTCACGCACTACGCGATGGCCGCCGCCGACCTGGCGGTGGCGGACGCCGGGTTCGTTCCCGACCCCGACCAGCCGTTCGGGGTGGGCGTGGTGACCGCGGCCGGCTCCGGCGGCGGCGAGTTCGGCCAGCGCGAACTGCAGCAACTCTGGGGCCAGGGGCCACAGTTCGTCGGCCCCTACCAGTCCATCGCGTGGTTCTACGCGGCCAGCACCGGCCAGGTCTCGATCCGGGGCGGCTACAAGGGCCCGTGCGGGGTGGTCGCCAGCGACGAGGCCGGCGGCCTGGACGCCCTCGCGCACGCCGCCCGGGCCATCGAGCGCGGCACCGACGCGGTGGTGGCCGGCGCGGCCGAGGCCCCGCTGGCGCCGTACTCGATGGTCTGCCAGCTCGGCTACCCCGAGCTCAGCCTCGACGACCGGCCGGACCGGGCCTACCTGCCGTTCTCCGCCGCCGCCAACGGCTTCGCCCCCGCCGAGGGCGGCGCGATGCTGCTGCTGGAGGACGAGGAGACGGCCCGCCGTCGCGGCGCGACCGTCCGGGCGTACCTGGCCGGGCACGGCGCCACGTTCACCGGCGCCTCCCGCTGGGAGGAATCCCGCGAGGGGCTGGCCAACGCCGTCCGGATCGCGCTCGACCAGGCCCGGATCGCCCCGGAGGAGGTCGACGTGGTCTTCGCCGACGCCCTCGGCGTCCCGGCCGCCGACCGCGCCGAGGCGCTGGCCCTGGCCGACGCCCTGGGCCCGTACGCCGAACGGGTACCGGTGACCGCCCCGAAGGCGGGCACCGGCCGGGCGTACTGCGGCGCGCCCCTGCTGGACACCGCCGCCGCGGTGCTCGCCATGGAGGACGGCGTGGTGCCGCCCACCCCCAACGTCACCGAGGTCTGCCACGACCTCGCCCTGGTGACCGGCCGCGCCCGCCCGGCCGAGCTGCGCACCGCGCTGGTGCTCAGCCGCGGGCTGATGGGCTCCAACTCCGCGCTGGTGCTCCGGCGCGGGGACCGGGCCTGA
- a CDS encoding beta-ketoacyl-[acyl-carrier-protein] synthase family protein has product MTRRVAVTGIGVVAPGGVGVPAFWQLLTSGRTATRGITLFDPTGFRSRIAAECDFDPAAHGLSPEDVQRADRYVQFAMVAADEAIADSGLDLAAEDPWRIGVSLGTAVGGTTRLEHDYALVSAGGARWDVDHRRAEPQLHRAFAPSTLASAVAERTGAHGPVQTVSTGCTSGLDAIGYAFQAVEEGRADICVTGASDSPISPITVACFDAIKATSERNDDPEHASRPFDAHRDGFVLGEGGAVLVLEELEHARRRGARIYGEIGGFATFGNAYHMTGLTQEGLEMSRAIDESLAHARVDRTDVDYVNAHGSGTKQNDRHETAAVKRSLGEHAYRTPMSSIKSMVGHSLGAIGAIEVVACTLALAHGVVPPTANYETPDPECDLDYVPRTARELPLRHILSVGSGFGGFQSAVVLNRTG; this is encoded by the coding sequence GTGACCCGGCGGGTCGCCGTCACGGGGATCGGTGTGGTCGCGCCCGGCGGCGTGGGCGTACCGGCCTTCTGGCAACTGCTCACCTCCGGCCGGACGGCGACCAGGGGCATCACGCTCTTCGATCCCACCGGATTCCGCTCCCGGATCGCCGCCGAGTGCGACTTCGACCCGGCGGCGCACGGGTTGAGCCCGGAGGACGTCCAACGGGCCGACCGCTACGTGCAGTTCGCCATGGTGGCGGCGGACGAGGCGATCGCCGACTCGGGCCTGGACCTGGCCGCGGAGGACCCGTGGCGGATCGGCGTCTCGCTCGGCACCGCCGTCGGCGGCACCACCCGGCTGGAGCACGACTACGCCCTGGTCAGCGCCGGCGGCGCGCGCTGGGACGTGGACCACCGACGGGCCGAGCCGCAGCTGCACCGCGCCTTCGCGCCCAGCACGCTGGCCTCCGCGGTCGCCGAGCGCACCGGTGCGCACGGCCCGGTGCAGACCGTCTCCACCGGGTGCACCTCCGGACTGGACGCGATCGGCTACGCCTTCCAGGCGGTCGAGGAGGGGCGCGCCGACATCTGCGTCACCGGCGCCTCCGACTCGCCGATCTCACCGATCACCGTCGCCTGCTTCGACGCCATCAAGGCCACCAGCGAACGCAACGACGACCCGGAGCACGCCTCCCGCCCCTTCGACGCCCACCGCGACGGCTTCGTGCTCGGCGAGGGCGGCGCCGTCCTGGTGCTGGAGGAGCTGGAGCACGCCCGGCGGCGCGGGGCCCGGATCTACGGCGAGATCGGCGGCTTCGCGACCTTCGGCAACGCCTACCACATGACCGGCCTCACCCAGGAGGGGCTGGAGATGTCCCGGGCGATCGACGAGTCGCTCGCCCACGCCCGGGTGGACCGCACCGACGTCGACTACGTCAACGCGCACGGCTCGGGAACCAAACAGAACGACCGGCACGAGACGGCGGCCGTCAAGCGCTCGCTCGGTGAGCACGCGTACCGGACGCCGATGAGCTCGATCAAGTCGATGGTCGGGCACTCGCTGGGCGCGATCGGCGCGATCGAGGTGGTCGCCTGCACCCTCGCACTGGCCCACGGCGTGGTACCGCCGACCGCCAACTACGAGACTCCGGACCCGGAGTGCGACCTCGACTACGTGCCGCGCACCGCGCGCGAGCTGCCCCTCCGGCACATCCTGTCGGTCGGCAGCGGATTCGGCGGATTCCAGTCCGCCGTCGTGCTCAACAGAACGGGGTGA
- a CDS encoding cupin domain-containing protein produces MSTQYPRIVHVDEAPENRRRGGDLRAMLTPTTCGATSGFMGLAIVQPGERIGEHYHPYSEEFVFVVAGELEVDLDGVTHSLRPDQGLMIPIDMRHRFRNVGDTEARMVFHLGPLAPRPELGHVDTEETEGAVTSGPPEHAKVAS; encoded by the coding sequence ATGTCCACGCAGTACCCACGGATCGTGCACGTCGACGAGGCGCCGGAGAACCGCCGGCGCGGCGGCGACCTGCGCGCCATGCTCACCCCGACCACCTGCGGCGCCACCAGCGGCTTCATGGGCCTGGCCATCGTGCAGCCCGGCGAGCGGATCGGCGAGCACTACCACCCGTACTCCGAGGAGTTCGTCTTCGTGGTCGCCGGCGAACTGGAGGTGGACCTGGACGGGGTGACCCACTCGCTCCGGCCCGACCAGGGCCTGATGATCCCGATCGACATGCGCCACCGCTTCCGCAACGTCGGCGACACCGAGGCCCGGATGGTCTTCCACCTCGGCCCGCTCGCCCCCCGCCCGGAGCTCGGCCACGTCGACACCGAGGAGACCGAGGGAGCGGTGACCTCCGGTCCGCCGGAACACGCCAAGGTGGCTTCGTGA
- a CDS encoding SchA/CurD-like domain-containing protein, whose amino-acid sequence MTTLSEPQAEQHSEQHTRLRVMLMLEIKDGAQQRFLDVYEKLRHQVASVPGHVSDQLCQSINDPRQWLITSEWKDQETFLEWVDSPAHREMVKPMHGCVSDTFRSLRYSILRETSAAGATGTRKPVDVPPGLPRTAPAGHVGPPQAAPGPDGVVRHALTFTVKPGSEHEVARILSGYASPKAEVDETTQLRRTSLFMHGNRVVRAVEVVGNLGDALRHVAMQPEVRAVEEAINPYLEEARQLGDPQAARAFFARAALPAEHQAIAGSPASGRLHRHAVLYPVKPGNGAAVAALLAEHDNLATADPTGPLAAATVFHREDVVVRLVDLRVPAEAEPAVALGVAGEREATVLGRLLDLGAEGDLRTVAGLSALLAARAMSPVTDRSSQLT is encoded by the coding sequence ATGACGACTCTGTCCGAACCGCAGGCCGAGCAGCACTCCGAGCAGCACACCCGACTGCGCGTGATGCTGATGCTGGAGATCAAGGACGGCGCCCAGCAGCGCTTCCTCGACGTGTACGAGAAGCTGCGCCACCAGGTGGCCTCGGTCCCCGGCCACGTCAGCGACCAGCTCTGCCAGTCGATCAACGACCCGCGGCAGTGGCTCATCACCAGCGAGTGGAAGGACCAGGAGACCTTCCTGGAGTGGGTGGACAGCCCCGCCCACCGCGAGATGGTCAAGCCGATGCACGGCTGCGTCAGCGACACCTTCCGCTCGCTGCGCTACTCCATCCTCCGGGAGACCTCCGCGGCCGGCGCCACCGGCACCCGCAAGCCGGTGGACGTGCCGCCCGGCCTGCCGCGCACCGCGCCGGCCGGGCACGTCGGCCCGCCGCAGGCCGCGCCCGGCCCGGACGGGGTGGTCCGGCACGCCCTGACCTTCACCGTCAAGCCCGGCAGCGAGCACGAGGTGGCCCGGATCCTCTCCGGCTACGCCTCCCCCAAGGCCGAGGTGGACGAGACCACCCAGCTGCGCCGAACCTCCCTCTTCATGCACGGCAACCGGGTGGTCCGGGCCGTCGAGGTGGTCGGCAACCTGGGCGACGCGCTGCGCCACGTGGCGATGCAGCCCGAGGTCCGCGCGGTCGAGGAGGCCATCAACCCGTACCTGGAGGAGGCCCGCCAGCTCGGAGACCCGCAGGCGGCACGCGCCTTCTTCGCCCGTGCGGCGCTGCCCGCCGAGCACCAGGCGATCGCCGGCTCCCCGGCCTCCGGCCGGCTGCACCGGCACGCCGTGCTCTACCCCGTCAAGCCGGGCAACGGCGCGGCCGTGGCCGCCCTGCTCGCCGAGCACGACAACCTGGCCACCGCCGACCCGACCGGCCCGCTCGCGGCCGCCACCGTCTTCCACCGGGAGGACGTCGTGGTCCGCCTGGTGGACCTGCGGGTCCCGGCCGAGGCCGAGCCGGCCGTCGCCCTGGGCGTGGCCGGCGAGCGCGAGGCCACCGTCCTCGGCCGGCTGCTGGACCTCGGCGCCGAGGGCGACCTGCGCACCGTCGCCGGCCTGAGCGCCCTCCTCGCCGCCCGCGCCATGAGCCCGGTCACCGACCGCAGCTCCCAGCTCACCTGA
- a CDS encoding FAD-dependent oxidoreductase yields the protein MNPKVDDRVPVLIVGGSLVGLSASLFLGRLGVRHLLVEKHADTSRHPRGRGNNVRTMELYRGAGIETAIREAASVLAANHGILQAPSLTGEEQEWLFREIDPGGRLARFSPSSWCLCSQNDLEPVLLKAARELGGELRFSTELVSFEQDDEGVTALLRSRETGEERTVRAQYLIAADGPRSPAREALGIGQSGKGELFHNVSITFRAKRLAEVVGDRHFIACYLTNPDADGALLPVDNHEEWVFHAPWHPEHGEPLEAFTDERCVRHIRAAVGVPDLEVEVTGKAPWHAAERVATRYSAGRVFLAGDSAHEMSPTGAFGSNTGIQDSHNLAWKLAAVLCGWAGPGLLETYGQERRPVAEVTSERASARSAEHSHPGYAVVPGVGRQAGVLAVALGYRYPVGAVAGADPAGPVVPEAFESGGEPGSRAPHQWLLRAGVKLSTLDLYEQAMVLLTGPEGTAWHQGARRAADRLAVPLDTYRIGTGAEDDLAPEPGADFAELHGLRPGGAVLVRPDGFVAWRSEDAVADPEAAVEAALRTALKL from the coding sequence ATGAATCCGAAGGTTGACGACCGGGTGCCGGTCCTGATCGTCGGCGGCTCGCTGGTCGGGCTGTCGGCCTCACTCTTCCTGGGCCGACTGGGTGTCAGACACCTGCTGGTCGAGAAGCACGCCGACACCTCGCGTCACCCGCGTGGCCGAGGCAACAACGTCCGCACGATGGAGCTCTACCGGGGGGCGGGGATCGAGACGGCGATCCGCGAGGCCGCCTCGGTGCTCGCCGCGAACCACGGCATCCTGCAGGCCCCCTCGCTGACCGGCGAGGAGCAGGAGTGGCTGTTCCGGGAGATCGACCCGGGCGGCCGGCTGGCCCGGTTCAGCCCCAGCTCCTGGTGCCTGTGCAGCCAGAACGACCTGGAGCCGGTCCTGCTGAAGGCCGCCCGCGAGCTCGGCGGCGAGCTGCGCTTCAGCACCGAGCTGGTCTCCTTCGAACAGGACGACGAGGGGGTGACGGCGCTGCTGCGCAGCCGGGAGACCGGCGAGGAGCGCACCGTCCGGGCCCAGTACCTGATCGCGGCGGACGGCCCGCGCAGCCCGGCCCGGGAGGCGCTGGGCATCGGCCAGAGCGGCAAGGGCGAGCTGTTCCACAACGTCAGCATCACCTTCCGGGCCAAGCGGCTGGCCGAGGTGGTGGGCGACCGGCACTTCATCGCCTGCTACCTGACCAACCCGGACGCCGACGGCGCGCTGCTGCCGGTGGACAACCACGAGGAGTGGGTCTTCCACGCGCCGTGGCACCCGGAGCACGGCGAGCCGCTGGAGGCGTTCACCGACGAGCGGTGCGTCCGGCACATCCGGGCCGCCGTCGGGGTGCCGGACCTTGAGGTGGAGGTCACCGGCAAGGCCCCCTGGCACGCGGCCGAGCGGGTGGCGACGCGGTACTCCGCCGGGCGGGTCTTCCTGGCCGGGGACTCCGCGCACGAGATGTCGCCGACCGGCGCGTTCGGCTCGAACACCGGCATCCAGGACTCCCACAACCTGGCCTGGAAGCTGGCCGCGGTGCTCTGCGGCTGGGCCGGACCGGGGCTGCTGGAGACGTACGGGCAGGAGCGCCGGCCGGTGGCGGAGGTGACCAGCGAGCGGGCCTCGGCGCGCTCCGCCGAGCACAGCCACCCCGGGTACGCGGTGGTGCCCGGGGTCGGGCGGCAGGCCGGGGTGCTGGCGGTGGCACTCGGCTACCGCTACCCGGTGGGCGCGGTCGCCGGGGCGGACCCTGCCGGGCCGGTGGTGCCGGAGGCGTTCGAGTCCGGCGGCGAACCCGGCAGCCGGGCGCCGCACCAGTGGCTGCTGCGGGCGGGCGTCAAGCTCTCCACCCTCGACCTGTACGAGCAGGCGATGGTGCTGCTGACCGGCCCCGAGGGCACGGCCTGGCACCAGGGCGCCCGCCGGGCGGCCGACCGGCTGGCCGTGCCGCTGGACACCTACCGGATCGGTACCGGGGCGGAGGACGACCTGGCGCCCGAGCCCGGCGCGGACTTCGCCGAGCTGCACGGCCTCCGGCCGGGCGGCGCGGTGCTGGTCCGCCCGGACGGCTTCGTCGCCTGGCGGAGCGAGGACGCGGTGGCGGACCCGGAGGCGGCGGTGGAGGCGGCGCTGCGTACGGCTCTCAAGCTGTAG
- a CDS encoding APC family permease, producing the protein MASLNQLSPPSTGTSPDSGTPTHRSLRREVGLIGLLWASVGSIIGSGWLFGAKNAVMVAGPAALVSWGIGAVAIVLLALVHAELGGLFPVAGGTARYPHYAFGGLAGMSFGWFSWLQAATVAPIEVEAMIGYAGHWEFAKSFLNDNGTLTTSGFIVAVLLMGVFVAVNFLGVRVLAHTNSIATWLKIFVPLLTIFVLALTNFHGSNFTSHGFAPFGIKGVLAAISSSGIIFALLGFEQAIQISGESRNPKRDIPRAVLGSVAIGTLIYVLLQVVFIGALPLSSFANGWDKLDFPGIEGPFAGLATLVGLGWLAWVLYFDAIVSPGGTGLIYTTSTSRISYGLSKNGYAPQKFEQLDSRGVPWFGLILSFVTGVVCFLPFPSWQELVGFITSASVLMYAGAPLAFGALRRRLPARERSYRLPLGGVISPLAFVVASLIIYWAGWHTLSRLGIAIVLGYVLLGSYAAYAIRKGLPNAPRLDWRAAQWLPVYLVGLGLISWQGGFGEGRGNIPMWWDMGVVAVFALGVYFWAIRVALPAEAIEQNIEDIEVVDAGGH; encoded by the coding sequence ATGGCATCCCTCAACCAGCTGTCCCCGCCGAGCACCGGCACCTCTCCCGACTCCGGGACACCCACCCATCGGTCGCTCCGCCGCGAGGTCGGCCTGATCGGCCTGCTGTGGGCCTCGGTGGGTTCGATCATCGGCTCCGGCTGGCTGTTCGGCGCCAAGAACGCCGTCATGGTCGCCGGGCCGGCCGCGCTCGTCTCCTGGGGCATCGGCGCCGTCGCGATCGTCCTCCTCGCCCTGGTGCACGCCGAGCTGGGCGGGCTCTTCCCGGTCGCCGGCGGCACGGCCCGCTACCCGCACTACGCCTTCGGCGGTCTGGCGGGCATGTCCTTCGGCTGGTTCTCCTGGCTGCAGGCCGCGACCGTGGCACCGATCGAGGTCGAGGCCATGATCGGGTACGCGGGGCACTGGGAGTTCGCCAAGAGCTTCCTGAACGACAACGGCACCCTCACCACCAGCGGCTTCATCGTCGCCGTCCTGCTGATGGGCGTTTTCGTCGCGGTCAACTTCCTCGGTGTGCGGGTGCTGGCCCACACCAACTCGATCGCCACCTGGCTGAAGATCTTCGTCCCGCTGCTGACGATCTTCGTGCTCGCGCTGACCAACTTCCACGGTTCGAACTTCACCTCGCACGGCTTCGCCCCGTTCGGCATCAAGGGCGTGCTGGCCGCGATCAGCTCCAGCGGCATCATCTTCGCGCTGCTGGGCTTCGAGCAGGCGATCCAGATCTCCGGCGAGAGCCGCAACCCCAAGCGCGACATCCCCCGCGCGGTGCTCGGCTCGGTCGCCATCGGCACCCTGATCTACGTCCTGCTCCAGGTCGTCTTCATCGGCGCGCTGCCGCTCAGCTCCTTCGCCAACGGCTGGGACAAGCTCGACTTCCCCGGCATCGAGGGCCCGTTCGCCGGCCTCGCCACCCTGGTCGGCCTCGGCTGGCTGGCCTGGGTGCTCTACTTCGACGCCATCGTCTCCCCCGGCGGCACCGGCCTGATCTACACCACCTCCACCTCCCGCATCTCCTACGGCCTGAGCAAGAACGGCTACGCGCCGCAGAAGTTCGAGCAGCTGGACAGCCGGGGCGTGCCGTGGTTCGGCCTGATCCTCTCCTTCGTCACCGGCGTCGTCTGCTTCCTGCCCTTCCCGAGCTGGCAGGAGCTGGTCGGCTTCATCACCTCCGCCAGCGTGCTGATGTACGCCGGCGCCCCGCTGGCCTTCGGCGCGCTGCGCCGCCGCCTGCCCGCCCGTGAGCGCTCGTACCGGCTGCCGCTCGGCGGCGTGATCTCGCCGCTGGCCTTCGTGGTCGCCAGCCTGATCATCTACTGGGCCGGCTGGCACACCCTGTCCCGCCTGGGCATCGCGATCGTCCTCGGCTACGTGCTGCTCGGCAGCTACGCCGCCTACGCGATCCGCAAGGGCCTGCCGAACGCCCCGCGCCTGGACTGGCGGGCCGCCCAGTGGCTGCCGGTCTACCTGGTGGGCCTCGGCCTGATCTCCTGGCAGGGCGGCTTCGGCGAGGGCCGCGGCAACATCCCGATGTGGTGGGACATGGGCGTGGTCGCCGTCTTCGCCCTCGGCGTCTACTTCTGGGCGATCCGGGTCGCGCTGCCGGCCGAGGCCATCGAGCAGAACATCGAGGACATCGAGGTGGTCGACGCCGGCGGTCACTGA